The genomic DNA AGAAAACCCAGGCCGAGATCGAACTCCTCAAAGCAAAGGTTGAGAAACTGACCTTGATCTGTCAGGGATTATGGGAGATTATCGGCCATCGCCTCGAACTCGGTAACGAAGACCTGATGACCAAAATTCAGGAATTGGACGCATTGTACAGCAAAGACGCCCCTCCCACGGAATGCATCTCATGCAAACGGCCGATCCATGTCACCAAAAGAAGGTGTATATTCTGCGGATCGGATCAACCGGAAAAAGATTTCTTCGACTCTTTGAGAGGTTAAACAACCAGCCGGAACACCCTTATTTTTCAGCATCCCACTTTATCGGCATCCATCTCAGTTGACATTTCAATCCCGACGATTCTATAATCGCATAGCATCAAATCCCCCTCTAACCCGGACATTTCATACCGGAGGACATCATGGACAGAAGAGAATTTCTCAAACAGGTATCAATGTGGTCGGCCGGGCTCTCGATCACTGTGCCGCATTTTACAATTATTTCAGAAGCCCTGGCGGCCCAACGCCAAGCCCCGGTCATAGCCTACGCCAAAGGCAAGGATTATGCTGCCCTGGTTTCACAGATACTCGACTCTTTGGGCGGCATGGAAAAATTTGTAAAATCCGGGAATACAGTGGTTATCAAACCCAATATCGGCTGGGACCGCAATCCCGACCAGGCGGCCAACACCCATCCGCTCATCGTTAAGGCCCTGGTGGAGCATGCGTTGGATGCCGGGGCCAAAGAAGTCAAAGTTTTTGATCGGACCTGCAATGAGGCTCGGCGCTGCTATGTGAACAGCGGTGTCCAGGATATCCTTAAAACCATAAAGAGCAACAGGGTAACATTCTTTCATCCTGACGAGCGTAAATACATTCCGGTGGATATTTCAAAAGGCCAAGCTGCCAGACGTTTGGAGATCTACAAAGACGCCCTGGAAGCGGACAGCTATATAAATGTGCCGATTGCAAAGCACCACAGCCTGAGCACCCTGACCCTGGGAATGAAAAACAGCATGGGGGTTCTGGGGGGAAAACGCGGCGACATGCATCATGACCTCGGCCAGAAAATCGCCGACCTTGCAACAATTGTCAGGCCGACGCTGACCGTAATTGATGCAACGAGAATCCTGCTGCGTAACGGCCCGCAAGGCGGCAACCTAAATGACGTAAAAGTCCTTGATACGATTATCGCATCAACTGATCCGGTGGCCATCGATGCCTATGCCACAACCTTTTTTGAGATGAAACCCGGGGATATCCCTTCAACGGTAGCTGCATATAAACATGGTCTGGGTGAGATGGACCTTGCCAAAATAAAAATCATCAAAACCTGATTGCCCGGATAGTTTTTTCATGCGAAAAAAAACGTTCCCCCTGAATAACTGGCGCCGGTTGAGCCAGATCCTCTGCTTTAGCCTCTTTCTCTTTCTGTTCATCAAGACCGATTACACGGGTCATGATCAACTTGCCTACGCGGTCAATATCCTTTTCCGAATCGACCCGTTGCTTGCCCTCTGCACAAGTCTTGCGGCCAAAGCATTTATCCAGCTCATGTGGCCGGCATTATTGACTCTGATTTTCACCTTGATTTTCGGCCGGTTCTTCTGCGGCTGGGCCTGCCCCATTGGGGCGCTCCTTGATTTTTCGCAGCGCTTCTTTACGCCAGTAAACAAAAAACCGAATTCACTTTTTCGTTCCCTTAAATATTATCTTCTTGGTTTTCTTATTATTGCGGCGTTTTTTGGAATGCCTGTTGCAGGATACTTCGACCCCTTTTCCATCCTGGTCCGCGGCCTGGCTCTGGCGGTTTATCCGGCGATGAATGTCGCTGCCGCCTCATTTTTCACTTTCACCTATGACCAGGCGCCGCAATGGGTCAATGCGATCACCGAACCGGTCTATGCCTTTCTCAGATACACGGTTCTCCCCTTTGATCAGAAGCATTATGACCTGGCCCTGTTGTCACTGGCAATCCTCTTAACGGTTATTGCCTTTGAGAAAATCCAGCGCCGGTTTTTCTGCAGAAGCATCTGTCCGCTGGGAGGACTCCTGGCTGTTGTTTCAAAATTTTCGCTGATGCGCGGCAAGAGTGGCACAAAATGCGGCAAATGCACCAATTGCCAGGATATCTGCCCCATGGGGGCAATTGACCAGGAGCGAAACATCTCGCCCCTTGCCTGCAACCTCTGTCTTGACTGCGTGGATTCCTGCCCGGGAAACAAGATTTCCTTTACTTTTTCTCCTGCCACTGTTGTGCCGCAGGTATTCAATCTTTCGCGCCGGACATTTATCGGTTCCCTTGCAGCAGGTGCTGTTCTGCCGCTCTTTCTTCAGACCAGGTCCTTGGCAAAACAAGGGAATCCCCAGTTGATCAGGCCTCCCGGCGCTTTACCCGAGGATGATTTTTTAGGTAGATGTGTTCGTTGCGGAGAATGCATGAAGGTCTGCATCGGTAATGCCCTGCATCCGACGTTTCTCGAATCAGGAATCGAGGGGATGTTTTCACCGACGCTTAAAGCCCGCATCGGCTATTGTGAATACAATTGCACCCTCTGCGGCCAGGTCTGCCCCACCGGTGCAATTACCGAACTTGCAGTGCAACCGAAGCAGCAGACCAAAATCGGCAACGCGATTTTCGACAAAAATCTCTGCCTCCCCTATGCCAAAGGAATTCCCTGCATCGTCTGCGAGGAGCATTGCCCCACCCCTGAAAAGGCCATAC from Pseudomonadota bacterium includes the following:
- a CDS encoding DUF362 domain-containing protein — protein: MDRREFLKQVSMWSAGLSITVPHFTIISEALAAQRQAPVIAYAKGKDYAALVSQILDSLGGMEKFVKSGNTVVIKPNIGWDRNPDQAANTHPLIVKALVEHALDAGAKEVKVFDRTCNEARRCYVNSGVQDILKTIKSNRVTFFHPDERKYIPVDISKGQAARRLEIYKDALEADSYINVPIAKHHSLSTLTLGMKNSMGVLGGKRGDMHHDLGQKIADLATIVRPTLTVIDATRILLRNGPQGGNLNDVKVLDTIIASTDPVAIDAYATTFFEMKPGDIPSTVAAYKHGLGEMDLAKIKIIKT
- a CDS encoding 4Fe-4S binding protein; the protein is MRKKTFPLNNWRRLSQILCFSLFLFLFIKTDYTGHDQLAYAVNILFRIDPLLALCTSLAAKAFIQLMWPALLTLIFTLIFGRFFCGWACPIGALLDFSQRFFTPVNKKPNSLFRSLKYYLLGFLIIAAFFGMPVAGYFDPFSILVRGLALAVYPAMNVAAASFFTFTYDQAPQWVNAITEPVYAFLRYTVLPFDQKHYDLALLSLAILLTVIAFEKIQRRFFCRSICPLGGLLAVVSKFSLMRGKSGTKCGKCTNCQDICPMGAIDQERNISPLACNLCLDCVDSCPGNKISFTFSPATVVPQVFNLSRRTFIGSLAAGAVLPLFLQTRSLAKQGNPQLIRPPGALPEDDFLGRCVRCGECMKVCIGNALHPTFLESGIEGMFSPTLKARIGYCEYNCTLCGQVCPTGAITELAVQPKQQTKIGNAIFDKNLCLPYAKGIPCIVCEEHCPTPEKAIQFRMASVINSKRETVNVRQPYIVDELCIGCGICETKCPLPGHAAVRLTSAGESRNPQNALPGTSAPY